Within Parabacteroides pacaensis, the genomic segment ACTTCAATAGAAGCATTCATCATATTGGTTTGTTCACTTAATAAATTAATCTCCAGTTGGAGCTTATCGTTCTCCGTAATGGTCCCGATTTCATACCGGCCTATCGCAAAACGGTACAACGTATCGGCATTGGCATAATTGAAACGGGCTATTTCCAAATTAGTCTGGGCCGTAGCAAGCTGGAAAAACTTACTGGCAGCATACGAAGAAACTATCTCCAAGGTTTCTATATAATTCTTTTTCGCTTCCTCGTACCGGACAGGCTCTATTTTCCGGTCCCACTTTAAAGAATTGTACCCCAACAGATTTTGTTGGTAACCGATTACGATCGGATTGCTTTGGTACGAAACGATATCTTGCTCGAAGTTATCGAAACGCTGAAGATAAGTCCGCAGAAACACATTCCCCCCGGTAAGCGCGATGTTTTGATTCACTGTAAGATCGGCTGTAGTAGACAACTGGTTCTGCTTCCCGAAGTTATAACTTCCGTCCGGCTGAATAATTTTACTGATCTGCCGGGTCAAGTTAGGCTCGGCATTTAAAACCAAAGAAGGCAGGTAATTGGCCCTGAACGACCTATAATTCCAATAACTGGAACGAAAGCTATGCCTGGCAGCTATGGCATCCGGCGAATTTTCACGGGCAATCTGAATCGTTCTTTCAAGAGTAAGCACGAACGTATCTTTGGGTTGGGTAACCGCGGGCAAGGGTGGTCGGTTTATTTCCTGGGCGTGCAGGGCAACAAACTGACACCCGAGCCATACAAAGAATATAGGAAACACATATTTCATCTCGTTACTGTTTCTTAGAAAGAAATCAAAATATATGCCAAACAAATAGCTTTCTGTAAATGAGCGGGTTGTTGCAAGGCTAACCCTCTTCTTTGCGTTCGGTTCCGCACGAAATATGTTCGTTACCGCACATACAACCTATCTCTATTATCTCTACCTTTGGGGCAAACTATAAACAGATATGGCAAAAGCAGGAAAAATACTGATAATAGACGACAATGAAGATGTCCTTTTTGCGCTCAACCTTTTACTGGAGCCTTATGTAGAAAAAGTAAAAGTGACTACCCAGCCGGAACGGATCGAACATTTTATGGAAGTGTACGGCCCGGACGTCATTTTGTTGGATATGAACTTTAGCCGGGATGCCATCAGCGGACAGGAAGGCTTTGTCTGGCTGGAAAAGATCTTAAAAATAGACCCCCAGGCTGTAGTCTTGTTCATGACCGCTTATTCGGATACCGAGAAAGCAGTCAAGGCCATTAAGGCAGGCGCGGTAGATTTTATCCCGAAACCCTGGGAAAAAGAAAAACTGCTGGCTACCCTCTCTTCCGCCTGGAAGCTCCGGGAAAGCCGCCGGGAAGTGGTACATCTGAAACAACAAGTAGAAACCTTGGGCACGCCGGAAAATACTTCGTATGAGATGATAGGGGAATCGCCGGCGATGCAAGAGATATTTGCCACCATCGAAAAGCTAAGCCATACGGATGCCAATATCCTGATACTGGGAGAAAACGGAACCGGAAAAGATTTGGTAGCCAAGGCACTATACCACCATTCCTTGCGCTCGGATAAAGTGTTTGTCGGCATCGACCTGGGCAGCATTCCCGAAACTTTGTTTGAAAGCGAACTGTTCGGATACGACAAAGGAGCTTTTACGGATGCCCGGAAAGAAAAGCCGGGCAGGATAGAGGTAGCCTCGGGAGGAACCTTATTCCTGGATGAGATCGGGAACCTCTCTTTACCCATGCAGTCGAAGTTACTCACAGCTATCGAGAAAAAACAAATCTCCCGGCTGGGATCTACCCGGAATATCCCGGTAGATGTCCGTTTCATCTGCGCTACCAATATGAACCTCCACCAAATGGCGGAAGACGGAACTTTCCGCCAGGACCTTCTATACCGCATCAACACGATAGAAATCCATATCCCGCCCTTAAGAGAACGGAACAGCGACATCTTGCTTCTTGCCGAATATTTCTTGGATAAGTTCTCCCGGAAATATAAAAAGTCCATCCAAGGCTTTGCCCGGGAAACAAAGAACAAGTTGCAAAATTATAAATGGCCGGGAAATGTCCGCGAGTTGCAACACGCCATCGAACGCGCGGTAATCCTTTCCGATACCCCCCTGCTTAAACCGGAAAACTTCATGCTTCATGCCCCGGCATCGAAGAAGAAGGAAGAAAACGTTTCCCTTAACTTGGAGCAGTTGGAAAAAGAAGCCATTGAAAAAGCACTGCGCCGGAGTGAAGGAAACGTCACCCGGGCAGCAGAAATGTTAGGAATCACCCGGTTTGCCTTATACCGGAAATTAGAAAAATTCGGTTTATGAAATGGTACGAACTGAAACTGGTGCTGCAAGCCGGAATGATAGGCGTACTGTCTGTCCTGGCATATTGGCTGGTAGGAAAAGGATTGTACTTTAGTACTGCTTTTGTCATTCTCCTCATCCTGGGTATCATCCTCTTCCTTTGCCGCCAGCAAATGAAAACCATCCGGATCATGGAACGGATGATCTCGACTATTCGTTTTTCCGACTTTAATTTATCTTTCCACTATGCAGGCCGCAGCAGTATGCAAAGAGAACTCTGCCGGAATATGGACGAGGCTCTTGCTTCTTTCCGTGACCGGTTGTACAGTGTGGAAGTGCAGCAACAATATTATAACACGCTTTTAAGTACGATCGATTTCGGCATCCTGGTCATAGACCAAGCCGGAAACATCGATTGGATAAATAAAGCGGCGAACCGGGAATTTAATAAACCCATTTTGCACCATGTCAACGAATTAGCAGAGGTACATCCGGAGTTACCTTCTTTACTGCTTACGTTGCATCCCGGCGAAATTAAAGTATTAAGCCTGGAACGGGAAGGGGTTTCTTATGAGATGGCGATCACGGCCCTGTTGTTTTCTATCCGGGGGAAAGACCTGTTACTGATAAGCCTTAAAAATATCCGCTCCGTATTGGAAGAAAACGAAATCGAAGCGTGGCAGAAGCTCATACGGGTACTTACCCATGAAATTATGAATTCTATCGCACCTATTATTTCCCTGTCGGAAACAGTAACGGAGCGAGCTGCGCTTAACGGAATAAACGAAAAGGATTATAGAATTATGCTTCAGGCCATGGAAACCATTCATCGCCGTAGTAAAGGGTTGCTCGGTTTTGTTGAAAACTACCGGAAATTGACACGTATCCCCGCTCCCGTATTAAAGCAGATACCGGTAGACGAATTGTTCGGTGACATAAAAAAGCTCTTTCTAGTAAAGGAAAATATAGGCTTTGCCTTTCGGAGTACCCCAGCCGGTTTATGTTTGATGGCAGATCGTACGATGATCGAGCAAGTGCTTATCAACCTGATTAAAAATGCCTGTGAGGCTTGCGGCCATCTTTCCAAGCCGGAAATTATCGTAGAAGCCACGCTTGCCCCCAACCATCTGCCTGTCATTACTATATCCGATAATGGCGTAGGCATCTTGCCGGAAGTGATAGATAAAATATTTGTTCCTTTTTTCACTACCAAAAGCGGAGGCTCCGGGATAGGCCTCAGTATATGCCGGCAAATAATGAATCGTCACGGAGGTACCATTTCGGTTATTTCCGAAGTAGAAAAAGGTGCGACTTTCACATTACATTTTGGAACCCGGGCGGTTACACGTCCTTTTGTTTAGGAACCGATAAGCATCGGATTTATAAGAACGAATATATCCTTTTCCGGGTTTTTTATTAACTTTGCCCTACATGTAAACCGTTATCAATGAAAAAGATTAGCCTCTGTTTTGCATTTTTGGTATGTTGTACCTATACTTTTTCCATAGAAAAGACAGACTCGTTATTAATCGCGTTGGATCGTCTGATGGAAAAGCATCAGGTATATGTAGACAAAAAAGAAGAACGCATTAACCGGATAAAGAAACAAGCTCTTGTGTCTCCTCTCTCTTTAGAGGAACTTTATGCTGTAAATACCCAATTATATAAAGAATATAAAACATTTATTTGTGACTCCGCGATTGCTTATCTCCATCAAAACCTGGATATAGCCCGGCAAATGAATGACCGGGAGAAATTGACCCAGACCCAATTGTGGCTTTCGTACTTGCTGGCCTCGGCAGGAATGTATAAAGAATCTATCGATTTATTGGAGAATATAGACCGGAACAACCTGGAAGAAAAATTCCTGGCAGAGTATTATGAGTGTTACGATCATGCGTACGGAGAATTAGCATTCTACACGCAAGACGACAGGCATGCCTCCGCATACAGGAAACAGGCAGTGACTTACAAAGATTCCCTTTACCGGGTAGTAGATCATAACTCGGACCTATACCTGAATATGAAGGAAACCCTTTACCGGGACGAAAAGAATTTCGAGGAATGTAAAAGAATCAGTGATTTGCGTATGTCGAAAGTACAACCCGAAACACACGAGTATGCCGTCGTTACCTTCTACCGGGCTTTGCTGTTCAGGGAACAAGGAGATATGGAGCAATTCAAGAAATACCTCGTCTTGTCTGCCATGACGGATATCCGCACGGGAACCAAAGACCAGGCTTCCCTTTGGATGCTGGCCGATTTGTTGTATGAAGAAGGAGACATCAACCGGGCATACAAATATATCCGTTTCTCGTGGGACGAATCGAACTTTTACAATGCCCGTCTAAGGGAAGGGCAAGTAGCGAAAGTACTCTCTTTTATAGACCGTACTTATCAGTTGGAAAGTGAAAAGCATAAAAACAAGCTCCGTCTATCTTTGCTATTCATTAGCATTCTCTCCGTTTTCCTGTTACTGGCCGTCGGATACATTCACAGGCAAGTAAAGCGTCTGGCAAAGGCACGGAATAATTTGCAGGAAGCGAATAACCAGCTCAACGAACTGAATAAAGAACTGTCCGAGATGAACCATAGTTTGCAGGCAATCAACCTGGAACTGTTTGAATCGAATCGTGTAAAAGAAGAATACATCGGGCGTTTTATGAGCCTGTGCTCTACTTATATCGATAAGTTGGAAGCCTACCGGCGCATGGTAAACAAGAAATTATCGGCAGGTAAAACAACTGAGCTTTTCCGTTTGACCCAATCGTCGGAAGTTACAGAGAAGGAACTGAAAGAGTTCTACCGGAATTTTGACACCACCTTTTTGCATTTGTATCCTGACTTTGTAGAACAATTTAATGCATTGCTGGCCGATTCGGAACGCATTGTGCTTAAAAAAGGCGAACTTCTGAATACGGAATTACGTATCTTCGCTTTAATTCGCCTGGGGATAGAAGATAGTTCCCGGATTGCGGAGTTTTTGCGCTATTCCGTAAATACTATTTATAATTACCGGGCTAAGGTAAAGAATAAGGCAAAGATTTCCAGGGAGGATTTTGAAAACCAAGTAATGAAAATAGGGGCATTTAATAAATGAGGATACGTCAAAAAGAAATTAAACACAGAGAGACGGAGACACAGAGAATTTTAAAGTACATATCAACCTTCGACACATCCCTATTTAATAAGTAATAGGTTGGTTTAGGCATATTATCGGAGTAAAAAACGAACTATATGAGTCTGTCTTTTTTCGTAGTATATCCACTTTTTTGAGAGGGTTAGTGTTGTTTAATTATTTATATATTAATGGGTTATTATTATTGAGGCTATTAAATAGTCCACCAACTTGCCCCCCTATCCGTATTCTTATTTTTAAACTTTCTATTTTCGCAACTGAAGTGATTAGGTATGACTTCACCAAGAAAAAAATAGTATAAATTATAATTTTAATAACATGAATACACAACAATCTTTTCAGATTGCCCACCTTATAGGAGACGGCTAGCTACTTATACATTTGTTTCGATACCCATCCTTCGTATAACTTTTGCACATTAAATGTTCCTGAATGTAGTCCTCGTGAGACTAGGTTGTGGGAACGGTTATGTGGCTAAGTATGAAGGCTAGGAATATTTTATCGCCATTTTAAGAGAATCCAATTTTTAATTAACTAACTTATTTTGAAAATGTTGCAATGTAATTCAATGAAAAAGGATAAGAAGGCAAAAGCATACTATATAATTATAGGTATAGTGTGTTTTTTGTTCGGTGCGACTTCGTTAAATGCAGAAACTCTTCAGCAAAGTAACGTAAAAGGCGTGGTAAAAGATGCAGCCGGCATACCGGTGATCGGCGCAACGGTGATGGAGAAAGGTACTAACAACGGTACGATAACCGATGTAGACGGTAACTTCTCTTTAAATATATCGGAGAAAGGAATCCTGCTTATTTCCTATGTAGGATACAAACCCCAGGAAATTCCTGTAAACGGAAAACAATCGTTCAATATTATCTTGGAAGAAAACAACGAAATCCTGGAAGAAGTAGTGGTAATCGGGTATGGAAGCGTAAAAAGAAAAGACGTCACGACAGCCATCTCTACCGTTTCTACCAAAGACTTGGACCAACGGCCCATCGTTTCGGCAGCCCAGGGAATACAAGGAAAAGCAGCCGGTATTTCCGTGACGCAACCTAATGGGGAACCGGGAGCCGGACTATCCATCCGCGTGCGGGGTACTACCTCTATGAACGCCAGCAACGACCCGCTGTATGTAGTAGACGGAGTACCGATGACGGACATCAATTTCCTTTCTGCCAACGATATCGAAAGCATGCAAATATTAAAAGATGCATCCTCGGCAGCTATTTACGGTTCGCGCGCAGCCAACGGCGTAATTATGATTACTACCAAGCAAGGTATCAAAGGAGATGCCAAGATTACTTTTAACGGGCACGTAGGGATTACCCAGGTAGCGAATAAAATCAAGTCGCTGAACGTGAGCCAGTACAAAGACCTGATGGATGAAATCGGCATGGTGGATTTACCCGATAATCTGACAGACCAGACGAATTGGTTTGATGAAACTTACCGTACCGCAGTAACCCAGAACTACCAGCTCTCTGTTTCGAACGCAACAGACAAGCTGAAATATTACGTTTCCGGCGGTTATACCGCAGAAGACGGGGTAATTAAGGTAGCTTATTACAAACGTTACAACTTCCGTGTGAATGTAGAGAACCAGATCCGTTCTTGGTTGACCGTAGGAGCTAATGTGGCCTATTCCGATTATTCCGGCAACGGAATTATTTCCGGTACGGGAGCAAACCGTGCAGGAGTAATCTTAAGTATTATCAATACACCTACCTATGCACCGATATGGGACAGCCAGAACCCCGGACAATACTACAAGAACTTTTACGGAGTGAATATTACCAGCCCGGCTGAAAATATGGCCCGGACGGAAGATAATAAAAACACCAACAACCGTTTGCTGGCTACCGGTACGGCGGAAGTCCGGTTTAGTAAAGACTTGAAGTTTAAAACGTCCCTTACGCTAGACCGTTCGTATGCTAATTCCACTTCGTTCCTGGACCCTATCAAAACAGACTATGGCCGTTCGCAACACGGTACGGCATCCGACAACCGTTCGTTGGGCACAGTAGTCGTATTTGATAATATTCTTACCTTTGATAAAAACTTCAAGAAACACGGATTGAGCATCATGGCAGGAACTTCCGGAACGACTTCCCGCTGGTCGCAAAGCTACCAGACCGTTTCCCATTTCAGGGACGGTAGCATCCATACGCTGAATGCCGGTAACAAAGTATCACAGGGCAACGGAAGCAGTGCGGCCGAATGGGCTATCATGTCATACGTAGGACGTGCAGCTTATAATTACGACAGTAAATATTTACTGACCGTGAATATGCGTGCCGACGGTTCTTCCAAGCTGCACCCGGATCATCGTTGGGGCTATTTCCCGTCCGCTTCCGCCGCTTGGCGTATTTCTTCCGAGAGATTTATGGAAGATATCGATTGGATAGACGATTTGAAACTACGCGGAGGCTGGGGACAAACGGGTAACCAATCCGGCCTGGGCGATTATGCCTACTTGCAACGTTACAACATCAACCGCCAGAACTGGTGGGAAGAAGGAAAAGCCAATGCCGTTCCTACTATCAGCCAGGCAAACTTGCGTACCAGGGATTTGAAATGGGAAACCACTTCCCAGACAAACGTAGGTATCGATTTGACGGTGCTGAATAACCGTCTCTCTTTCAGTGCCGACTATTATTATAAAAAGACCTCCGACATGTTGATGCACGTAACGCTTCCCGAAGGAGCTGCTTCGGCAAACAACATCGACCGGAACGAGGGAGAAATGACGAACCGGGGATTCGAGTTTACCGTTAATTCCAGGAACTTGGTAGGAACTTTTGCGTGGTCTACCGACTTCAACATCTCTTTTAATAAGAATAAGCTGACGCGCCTGGCCACTACCCAAATATACGTAGATGCCAAGACAAGCGAAGTAGTAAACGATTATGTAGTCCGCAACGAAGTAGGACGTCCTTTGGGCGGTTTCTTCGGTTACATCAGCGACGGCGTAGACCCCGAGACCGGTGAATTGATTTACCGGGACTTGACCGACGACGGAAATGTATCCTCTTCCGACCGTACGTATATCGGCGACCCGAACCCGCTCTTTACTTTTGGTATGACGAACACTTTCTCATATAAAGGACTTACTTTGAACATCCTGTTGCAAGGCTCTTACGGAAACGATATTTTCAATGCATCCCGCATGGAAACAGAAGGAATGTACGACGGAAAGAACCAATCTACCCGGGTGTTGAACCGTTGGAGAATCCCCGGACAGATTACGGATGTCCCTAAAGCCGGGTTCGATATGAAAAACTCTACTTATTTTATTGAAGACGGAAGTTATCTACGGGTAAAAGACATTTCCCTTTCCTATAATATCACCGCTCCTTTGCTGAAAAAGTGGGGAATCTCACGTTTGCAACCTTATTTTACAGCCAGCAATTTGTTGACCTGGACCGGCTATTCAGGCATGGACCCCGAAGTAAACCAATGGGGAAACAGCGGTGCCGTACAAGGAATTGACTGGGGTACTTATCCGCACAGTAAATCGTTTGTGTTTGGCGTGAATGTTGAATTTTAAATATCTGGTAGAATGAAAACAAAATATATCAAAGCATTAAGTGTATGCCTGTTGCTGTTTACCGCATCCTGCGGATTGGATTACGACCCGGTGTCGGATTTTTCTGAAGTGACAGTGGGAGGCGGCTCCGACGAGGGCAAAAAGGAAGTGGAATTTAAGAACCGTGCCGAGATGCTTACCCAATATGAAGGGATGTATAAACGGATGAAAGATAACCAGGAACATTGGTATCAAGATAAATTATTGCTGGCGGAAGCACACGCCGACAATGCGTATGGCGGAACCACAGGAGCGGAAGTCGTTCCCATGGAAAACAATGCCATCGACGGAAGCAACAGCGTGCTGGAACGCGACTGGAACCGGTATATGGCCGATATAGCAACTGCTAACAAGATTATTTGTAATATCGATTCTGTTCCCGATCCTTCTTTTTCCAAGTCCGAACGGGAACAATGGAAAGCAGAAGCCAAGATCTACCGGGGTATGATTATGTTTGAAATGGTCAGGATATTCGGTCGTTTCCCGGTAATCATCCAAGAAGCCGGCGACATCACGGCCGACAACATCGAAGAGGTCTATCCCCTTTATTTCCCCAAGCAAAATACCGTGGAAGAAGCCTATGCTCAGATAGAGAAAGATTTGACCGAGGCGATACCGGCTGCTCCGGCTAACAATCCGGGCAACAAAACCATGTTGTCAAAATCCGTAGCACGGGCGTTACTGGCTAAAGTCTATGCGGAAAAGACATTGCGCGATTATGATAAAGTGATTCAATATTGCGATGAAGTAATAAACGATGGCTTTTCTTTGGTTGCTTTCGACGATTTATTCGGCATGAACGAGGCGGGAACGGATTGCAAAGCCCGCAATACCGCCGAATCTATTTTGGAAATCCAGTATATGCCGGGTGGCGGTAACTGGGTAACTTGGATGTTCGGACGCGACTTGCTGGATTATGATACGCAGTTTACCTGGGCAAAATGGGTTACCCCTTCCCGCGATTTGATAAATGCTTTTAAAGCGGAAGGCGATGAAATACGGATGAACGAATCGATCGTTTATTACGAATGCGGATGGAGCAACTATTATCCGGCAAGTGAGTATCCGTTTATGTATAAGTGCCGTTCGGCTGCCAGCAGTATTATCAAACTCCGTCTGGCGGACATCCTGTTGCTTAAAGCGGAAGCCCTGATCATGAAACCGTCTGCCGATTTAAGCGGTGCGGCTGCCATTATCAACCAAATACGCCAACGGGTAAATTTGCCGGCTTTATCTTCGTCCGTTACTTCATCCAAGGAACAAATGCTGGAAGCCTTGTTGAAGGAGCGGCGTTTGGAGCTAGCGTTTGAAGGAGAGCGTTGGTTCGACTTGGTTCGGCTGGGCAAAGTAGAAGAGGTGATGAACACAATCAATAACCGGGATCAGGGAAGATTGCCGCAAGCAAGAGCTTATACTGAGAACTCATACCTCTTGCCTG encodes:
- a CDS encoding TolC family protein; this encodes MKYVFPIFFVWLGCQFVALHAQEINRPPLPAVTQPKDTFVLTLERTIQIARENSPDAIAARHSFRSSYWNYRSFRANYLPSLVLNAEPNLTRQISKIIQPDGSYNFGKQNQLSTTADLTVNQNIALTGGNVFLRTYLQRFDNFEQDIVSYQSNPIVIGYQQNLLGYNSLKWDRKIEPVRYEEAKKNYIETLEIVSSYAASKFFQLATAQTNLEIARFNYANADTLYRFAIGRYEIGTITENDKLQLEINLLSEQTNMMNASIEVDDCIQDLRSYLGIKEEVLLKVEVNNVVPRFEVPLQAALTEAYQNSSQIENMERRKVESNSNVAYAKSQTGFKADLYMEFGLTQTSADIGKAYRDPMNQQYVSLGIRVPILDWGVGKGKVKVAKSNRDKVYTQLEQDQSNFELNVLKTVKQFNLQADKVNIAYRTAQTAQRRNEVARKLYLLGKSSLLDLNASITEKDRARRDYISSLSNYWNLFYLLRSLTLYNFENGTPILEDYELLIK
- a CDS encoding sigma-54-dependent transcriptional regulator; translation: MAKAGKILIIDDNEDVLFALNLLLEPYVEKVKVTTQPERIEHFMEVYGPDVILLDMNFSRDAISGQEGFVWLEKILKIDPQAVVLFMTAYSDTEKAVKAIKAGAVDFIPKPWEKEKLLATLSSAWKLRESRREVVHLKQQVETLGTPENTSYEMIGESPAMQEIFATIEKLSHTDANILILGENGTGKDLVAKALYHHSLRSDKVFVGIDLGSIPETLFESELFGYDKGAFTDARKEKPGRIEVASGGTLFLDEIGNLSLPMQSKLLTAIEKKQISRLGSTRNIPVDVRFICATNMNLHQMAEDGTFRQDLLYRINTIEIHIPPLRERNSDILLLAEYFLDKFSRKYKKSIQGFARETKNKLQNYKWPGNVRELQHAIERAVILSDTPLLKPENFMLHAPASKKKEENVSLNLEQLEKEAIEKALRRSEGNVTRAAEMLGITRFALYRKLEKFGL
- a CDS encoding sensor histidine kinase produces the protein MKWYELKLVLQAGMIGVLSVLAYWLVGKGLYFSTAFVILLILGIILFLCRQQMKTIRIMERMISTIRFSDFNLSFHYAGRSSMQRELCRNMDEALASFRDRLYSVEVQQQYYNTLLSTIDFGILVIDQAGNIDWINKAANREFNKPILHHVNELAEVHPELPSLLLTLHPGEIKVLSLEREGVSYEMAITALLFSIRGKDLLLISLKNIRSVLEENEIEAWQKLIRVLTHEIMNSIAPIISLSETVTERAALNGINEKDYRIMLQAMETIHRRSKGLLGFVENYRKLTRIPAPVLKQIPVDELFGDIKKLFLVKENIGFAFRSTPAGLCLMADRTMIEQVLINLIKNACEACGHLSKPEIIVEATLAPNHLPVITISDNGVGILPEVIDKIFVPFFTTKSGGSGIGLSICRQIMNRHGGTISVISEVEKGATFTLHFGTRAVTRPFV
- a CDS encoding DUF6377 domain-containing protein, translating into MKKISLCFAFLVCCTYTFSIEKTDSLLIALDRLMEKHQVYVDKKEERINRIKKQALVSPLSLEELYAVNTQLYKEYKTFICDSAIAYLHQNLDIARQMNDREKLTQTQLWLSYLLASAGMYKESIDLLENIDRNNLEEKFLAEYYECYDHAYGELAFYTQDDRHASAYRKQAVTYKDSLYRVVDHNSDLYLNMKETLYRDEKNFEECKRISDLRMSKVQPETHEYAVVTFYRALLFREQGDMEQFKKYLVLSAMTDIRTGTKDQASLWMLADLLYEEGDINRAYKYIRFSWDESNFYNARLREGQVAKVLSFIDRTYQLESEKHKNKLRLSLLFISILSVFLLLAVGYIHRQVKRLAKARNNLQEANNQLNELNKELSEMNHSLQAINLELFESNRVKEEYIGRFMSLCSTYIDKLEAYRRMVNKKLSAGKTTELFRLTQSSEVTEKELKEFYRNFDTTFLHLYPDFVEQFNALLADSERIVLKKGELLNTELRIFALIRLGIEDSSRIAEFLRYSVNTIYNYRAKVKNKAKISREDFENQVMKIGAFNK
- a CDS encoding SusC/RagA family TonB-linked outer membrane protein, whose amino-acid sequence is MKKDKKAKAYYIIIGIVCFLFGATSLNAETLQQSNVKGVVKDAAGIPVIGATVMEKGTNNGTITDVDGNFSLNISEKGILLISYVGYKPQEIPVNGKQSFNIILEENNEILEEVVVIGYGSVKRKDVTTAISTVSTKDLDQRPIVSAAQGIQGKAAGISVTQPNGEPGAGLSIRVRGTTSMNASNDPLYVVDGVPMTDINFLSANDIESMQILKDASSAAIYGSRAANGVIMITTKQGIKGDAKITFNGHVGITQVANKIKSLNVSQYKDLMDEIGMVDLPDNLTDQTNWFDETYRTAVTQNYQLSVSNATDKLKYYVSGGYTAEDGVIKVAYYKRYNFRVNVENQIRSWLTVGANVAYSDYSGNGIISGTGANRAGVILSIINTPTYAPIWDSQNPGQYYKNFYGVNITSPAENMARTEDNKNTNNRLLATGTAEVRFSKDLKFKTSLTLDRSYANSTSFLDPIKTDYGRSQHGTASDNRSLGTVVVFDNILTFDKNFKKHGLSIMAGTSGTTSRWSQSYQTVSHFRDGSIHTLNAGNKVSQGNGSSAAEWAIMSYVGRAAYNYDSKYLLTVNMRADGSSKLHPDHRWGYFPSASAAWRISSERFMEDIDWIDDLKLRGGWGQTGNQSGLGDYAYLQRYNINRQNWWEEGKANAVPTISQANLRTRDLKWETTSQTNVGIDLTVLNNRLSFSADYYYKKTSDMLMHVTLPEGAASANNIDRNEGEMTNRGFEFTVNSRNLVGTFAWSTDFNISFNKNKLTRLATTQIYVDAKTSEVVNDYVVRNEVGRPLGGFFGYISDGVDPETGELIYRDLTDDGNVSSSDRTYIGDPNPLFTFGMTNTFSYKGLTLNILLQGSYGNDIFNASRMETEGMYDGKNQSTRVLNRWRIPGQITDVPKAGFDMKNSTYFIEDGSYLRVKDISLSYNITAPLLKKWGISRLQPYFTASNLLTWTGYSGMDPEVNQWGNSGAVQGIDWGTYPHSKSFVFGVNVEF
- a CDS encoding RagB/SusD family nutrient uptake outer membrane protein, whose product is MKTKYIKALSVCLLLFTASCGLDYDPVSDFSEVTVGGGSDEGKKEVEFKNRAEMLTQYEGMYKRMKDNQEHWYQDKLLLAEAHADNAYGGTTGAEVVPMENNAIDGSNSVLERDWNRYMADIATANKIICNIDSVPDPSFSKSEREQWKAEAKIYRGMIMFEMVRIFGRFPVIIQEAGDITADNIEEVYPLYFPKQNTVEEAYAQIEKDLTEAIPAAPANNPGNKTMLSKSVARALLAKVYAEKTLRDYDKVIQYCDEVINDGFSLVAFDDLFGMNEAGTDCKARNTAESILEIQYMPGGGNWVTWMFGRDLLDYDTQFTWAKWVTPSRDLINAFKAEGDEIRMNESIVYYECGWSNYYPASEYPFMYKCRSAASSIIKLRLADILLLKAEALIMKPSADLSGAAAIINQIRQRVNLPALSSSVTSSKEQMLEALLKERRLELAFEGERWFDLVRLGKVEEVMNTINNRDQGRLPQARAYTENSYLLPVPQNVLDQNVNLTQNPGY